Part of the Clostridia bacterium genome, ACGACGAGTATATAGCCACTAAAATCGAGCTAAAGGCAACAACGCGAACAAACTATCAATATATGTACAAAAAGTTCGTAAGCGACAGTATCGGCGCGATGCGATTGGTGGATATCAAATATAGCGATATCAAGAAGTATTACATCCACCTCATCAAAGACTTTGGATTCAAACCGAATACAGTAGACAATATTCATACGTTGCTCCACCCCGTATTTGCAATCGCAGTCAGAGATGGAATACTGCGTGTTAACCCGACCGACGGAGCACTTGCGGAAATCAAGAGAAGCCATAATTGGGAGACACCAAAACGGCACGCGCTTACAACCAAGCAACAGGAACGCTTCGTGGAGTTCGTATCACAGAATCCAATTTATAAACGGTGGATGACATTATTCACCGTAATGCTCGGCACCGGAGCACGCATAGGCGAGGTTAGCGGATTGAGATGGGAGGACTGTGATTTCGAGAATAACATAATCGAAATAAACCACAACCTCGTATACAATTCCCGTGGACGAAACGGAGCACCGGAAGCGCAAATTACAACTCCAAAAACGCGTGCGGGCATACGCATTATTCCTATGTTCTCC contains:
- a CDS encoding tyrosine-type recombinase/integrase; this encodes DEYIATKIELKATTRTNYQYMYKKFVSDSIGAMRLVDIKYSDIKKYYIHLIKDFGFKPNTVDNIHTLLHPVFAIAVRDGILRVNPTDGALAEIKRSHNWETPKRHALTTKQQERFVEFVSQNPIYKRWMTLFTVMLGTGARIGEVSGLRWEDCDFENNIIEINHNLVYNSRGRNGAPEAQITTPKTRAGIRIIPMFSEVKKALLEEYERQKEDGFNPLVVDGYTHFIFFNRYGHALHGHSVNKVIDRIVKEANAQEQERARQEHREPLLLPHFSCHNLRHTFCTRLCENESNIKVIQEIMGHKNIETTMDVYSEATKEKKIETFASLEGAFRIS